The following are encoded together in the Bradyrhizobium sp. CCGUVB1N3 genome:
- a CDS encoding Gfo/Idh/MocA family protein: MSSKGSAPAEAGLRVGVIGAGVMGSNHARVLAGLPGVSLVGVVDPSPAHRVRATELANCQCFETLDQLVAEGVDAVTIAAPTHLHHEISLACIARKIHVLVEKPIASSVEEGREIVTAAREAGVTLMVGHVERFNPAVAAVKQAIAGEDILSIAITRVGPFPPRMSNVGVVIDLAVHDIDLIRWFTESDIVEVQPQLSSAVAEREDIALLQFRTASGVLAHINTNWLTPFKARSVTVATRGKYVMGDLLTRQVTECFGFKPDGSYSMRHLPVGHDEPLRAELISFLNAVRHGETPAVTGDEGVASLEIATRCLEAPSHPAAASAARKGPRRIAG, from the coding sequence ATGAGTTCCAAAGGATCTGCACCGGCCGAGGCCGGCTTGCGCGTCGGTGTCATCGGCGCTGGCGTGATGGGCAGCAACCACGCGCGCGTGCTCGCGGGGCTTCCCGGCGTCAGCCTGGTCGGTGTGGTCGATCCCTCGCCGGCGCACCGCGTGCGTGCGACCGAGCTTGCCAATTGCCAGTGCTTCGAGACGCTCGATCAGCTCGTCGCCGAAGGCGTCGATGCCGTCACGATCGCGGCGCCGACACATTTGCATCACGAGATCTCGCTCGCCTGCATCGCCAGGAAGATCCACGTGCTGGTCGAGAAGCCGATCGCGTCTTCGGTGGAAGAGGGGCGCGAGATCGTCACTGCTGCGCGCGAGGCCGGCGTGACGCTGATGGTCGGCCATGTCGAGCGCTTCAATCCGGCGGTCGCTGCGGTCAAGCAGGCGATCGCGGGCGAGGACATCCTGTCGATCGCAATCACGCGCGTCGGCCCGTTCCCGCCGCGCATGTCCAATGTCGGCGTAGTGATCGACCTCGCCGTGCATGACATCGATCTGATCCGCTGGTTCACCGAGTCCGACATCGTCGAGGTGCAACCGCAATTGTCGAGTGCGGTCGCCGAGCGCGAGGACATTGCGCTGTTGCAGTTCCGCACTGCCTCCGGCGTACTCGCGCACATCAACACCAACTGGCTAACGCCGTTCAAGGCGCGCAGCGTCACGGTCGCGACCCGCGGCAAATACGTCATGGGCGATCTCTTGACGCGCCAGGTCACCGAATGCTTCGGCTTCAAGCCGGACGGAAGCTATTCTATGCGGCATCTGCCGGTCGGCCATGACGAGCCGCTGCGCGCCGAGCTGATCTCGTTCCTCAACGCGGTGCGCCACGGCGAGACGCCGGCAGTGACCGGCGATGAGGGCGTTGCGAGCCTTGAGATCGCCACGCGCTGCCTGGAGGCGCCGAGCCATCCTGCTGCGGCATCCGCGGCCCGCAAGGGGCCGCGCCGCATCGCCGGCTGA